One Ahaetulla prasina isolate Xishuangbanna chromosome 17, ASM2864084v1, whole genome shotgun sequence genomic window carries:
- the LOC131186731 gene encoding serine/threonine-protein kinase MARK2-like, translating into MMGSGGGGEKDRDENRDAKPRSLRFTWSMKTTSSMEPNEMMKEIRKVLDANSCQCELQEKYMLLCMHGAPGHEAFVQWEMEVCKLPRLSLNGVRFKRISGTSMAFKNIASKIANELKL; encoded by the coding sequence ATGATGGGTAGCGGCGGCGGGGGCGAGAAAGACCGGGACGAGAACCGGGACGCCAAGCCGCGGTCGCTGCGTTTCACCTGGAGCATGAAGACCACGAGCTCCATGGAGCCCAACGAGATGATGAAAGAGATCCGGAAGGTGCTGGACGCGAACAGTTGCCAGTGCGAGTTGCAGGAGAAATACATGctcctgtgcatgcacggggcgCCAGGCCACGAAGCCTTTGTGCAGTGGGAGATGGAAGTTTGCAAACTGCCCCGCCTCTCGCTCAACGGCGTCCGCTTCAAGCGGATATCGGGCACTTCCATGGCCTTCAAGAACATTGCCTCCAAAATCGCCAACGAACTCAAGCTTTAA